Genomic window (Dictyoglomus thermophilum H-6-12):
TTTTCAGAGCATGGATTTTCGGTTCTTATTGAAAGAAGGGGAGAGGAAGCTTTACTCTTTGATACTGGAGGTAGTGATGTATTTATAAAAAATGCAAAAATTTTAGGAAAAGATTTAACAAAGGTTGAAAATATAGTTATAAGTCATGGACACTATGATCATGCGGGAGGTTTAAAGTACTTAGCTAAATTTGATAAAAAGTATAAAGTATATCTTAGGAGAGAGGCACTTTTACCTAAGTATAGTGGAGATAGGTTTACAGGTATAGACTGGGATAGTATAAAAAAAGACTTTGATTTTATATTTGTTGAGAAAGACATAGAAGAGCTTGAAAAAGGGATTTATATTTTTGGCTCTTCACCTTTAAGGAGCGAATTTAACAGCATTGATCCTAATTTTTACGTAATAAATGAGAAGGGAGAGAAGGTAAAAGATAAATTTGAAGATGAGCTAAGTCTTGTTATAGATGAGGGCGAGGGAATAATACTAATTACAGGTTGTGCTCACAGAGGTATTGTAAATATTGTGGATGATACTCTGAACAAATTTAACAAGAGGATAAATCTTCTTATTGGAGGATTCCATTTATATAAATCTTCTGAGGAGAAAGTAAAGAAGGTAGTTGATAGCTTAAAGGGCTTTAATATAGGGAAAATATTACCTTACCATTGTACGGGAGAGATAGCAATTAAACTTTTGGATTTACATAATTAAAAATTAACAGTTATAATAAGAGGAAAAACTAATAATTGGGAAGAGATATTGTGAAGGGAGTAATTTTAGCAGGGGGAACAGGTTCTCGACTTAGGCCACTTACAAAGGTAACTAATAAACATCTTCTACCAGTAGGAAGATATCCTATGATTTTTTATCCCATATATAAACTTAAGCAGGCTGGTATATATGAGATATTAGTAGTTACAGGAAGAGAGCACATGGGAGATGTGATTGAGCTTCTTGGAAGTGGGAGAGATTTTGGAGTGGAATTTACCTATAAAGTGCAAGATGAAGCGGGAGGAATAGCTCAGGCTTTAGGACTTGCAAGGCATTTTGTAGGAGACGATAAGTGCGTAGTAATACTTGGAGATAATATTTTTGAAGATGATATAACTCCATACGTAAAGAAATTTGAAGAACAAAAAGAAGGGGCTAAGATTTTACTCAAAGAAGTTCCCGATCCTCAAAGATTTGGAGTTCCCGTATTTGAGAATGGAAGAATAATTGCTATAGAAGAGAAGCCAAAAGAGCCAAAAAGTAATTTTGCGGTAACAGGAATATATATGTATGATTCTTATGTTTTTGAGATTATAAAGACATTAAAGCCATCGGCAAGGGGAGAGCTGGAAATAACTGATGTAAACAATACATACTTAAAGATGGGGAAATTAACCTATGATATTTTAAAGGGATGGTGGACCGATGCAGGAACTCCTGAATCTCTCTTTAGGGCGAACGAGCTTGCAAGAAATATAATTCTTGATTTTGAATAAAACATGGGAAAATTTAAAATTATAGAGACACCGATAAAAGATTTAGTTCTCATAGAGACAAAGATATTTAGAGACAATCGTGGATTTTTTATGGAGACATATAATCAAAAAGAATTTGAGGAGATAGGATTAAAACTTAACTTTGTACAAGACAATCTTTCACTTTCAAAGAAGGGAGTATTAAGAGGGCTTCACTTCCAATTCAAATATCCTCAAGGTAAATTAATAAGAGTTATAAAAGGTAAAGTTTATGATGTGGCCGTTGATCTCAGGATAAACTCTCCTACCTTTGGTAAATGGTATGGAGTAGAACTTACAGGAGAGAATGGCCTTGCCTTTTATATCCCTGAAGGATTTGCTCACGGTTTTCTCACTCTCGAAGATGATACCTATTTCTTCTACAAATGCACTGAGATTTATTATCCAGAGTATGACAGTGGAATAATATGGAACGATCCTGATATAGATATAAAATGGCCTTTAGAAAAAGTAGAAGAATTAATAATTTCAGAGAAGGATAAAAACCTTCCCAAATTGAAGGATATTATAGACAAACTAAAAGAAGAGGGAAATTGGATAAAGATATGAAAATAGTAATTCTTGGAGGAAAAGGCCAATTAGGTACTGAAATTTATGAATACTTAAAAGATAAAGAAGAGATATATTCTTTTTCTCATCAAGAATTAGATATATTAAATTATGACCTTTTAGAGAAGAAGCTTCAAGAGATTAAACCAGATGTGGTGATAAATTGTTCAGCCTATACAAAAGTGGACAAGGCAGAAGAAGAAAAAGATGAATGCATAAAAGTAAACACTATTGGTGCAAAATATGTCTCCTTTTTAGCCTATAAAGTAGGGGCTAAAATAGTATATTTTAGTACAGATTATATATTTGATGGTGAAAAGAGTACTCCATACACAGAATTTGATGATCCAAATCCATTATCAGTTTATGGACTTTCTAAGCTTTATGGGGAAAAATTAACAATAGAGCATAATCCTAATCACTTAATATTAAGAATATCATGGCTTTATGGCATATATGGAAGAAATTTTGTAAAAACAATATTAAATCTTGCAAGAGAAAGGAAAAAACTAACTATTGTAAACGATCAGAAGGGATCTCCTACTTATACTTTGGATGTAGCAAAACAAGTATATGAGCTTATAAAAAAAGATAAAGTAGGGATTTATCATTCCTCCAATCAAGGAGAAACTACATGGTATGATTTTGCGAAAAGAATTATTGAGATATTAAAAATAAAAGATGTAGAAGTTCTACCAATCAAGACAGAAGAATATCCAAGTATTGCAAAAAGGCCTAAATATTCTGTTCTTGATAATTTCCTTTTAAAGCTTGAAGGAATAAATATAATGAGAGATTGGGAAATTGCCCTTGAAGATTTTTTGAATACATACAAAGATATACTTTTAGGTGAAAAAGAATGAAAAAGATAATACTCATTACAGGCGGTGCAGGTTTTATAGGCTCAAACTTTATTCACTACATGCTCAATAAATATCCAGAATATGAGATAGTCAATCTCGACAAACTAACTTATGCAGGAAATTTAGAAAACCTAAAAGAGGTTGAGAACAATAAAAATTATCACTTTGTTAAAGGAGATATCACAAACAGAGAGCTAGTAGAGCATATATTTGAAGAATTCAATCCCCAATATGTAGTAAATTTTGCAGCAGAATCTCACGTAGATAGAAGCATTGAGGGGCCTGAAATTTTTGTAAAGACCAATGTATATGGAACTCATGTGCTTCTTGATGTGGCAAAAGAATACTGGGAAAATAAAAAAATGGAAGATGTAAGATTTATACAGATAAGTACTGATGAGGTATACGGATCATTACCTTTAGAAAGTAAAGAGAAATTTACAGAGGAATCTCCCTTAAGGCCTAACAGTCCTTACTCAGCGACAAAAGCAGGGGCAGACTTAATATGTAGATCGTATTTTATTACCTATAACTTTCCAGTAATAATTACGAGATCCTCAAATAATTTTGGTCCAAGACAATATCCAGAGAAATTAATACCTTTAACCATAAAAAGAGCCTTAGAAGGGAAGCCTATACCAGTCTATGGAGATGGACAAAATGTCAGGGATTGGCTTTATGTAGAGGACAATTGCAAGGGTATAGACTTAGTACTTCACAAAGGAAGGATAGGAGAGATCTATAATATAGGTGGAGGAAATGAATGGAAGAACATCGATCTTGTAAATCTAATATGTGGGATAATAGCGGAAATAAAAGGAGAAGACGCAGAGAGATATAAAAGATTAATTACTTTTGTAAAGGATAGGCCAGGACATGACAGGAGATATGCATTAAGTATTGAGAAGATAAAGAGTGAGCTTGGTTGGAAGCCTGAGAGTGATTTTTTAGAGGCTTTGAAATTTACTGTTAAGTGGTATATGGAAAGGTGGGAGGGGATAATTTGAGTAAATTTTATGAAGAAAAAAATGTAGAATATTTTTTGAGAGTTCGTAAAGATATTATAGACTTGGTGAAAAAACTTAACTTAGAAGAGCCTCTCTCTATTCTTGAGATAGGGGCAGGAGGTGGAAATACATTAATTGAATTAAAAAGGTTAGGTATAGCAAAAGAAGTTGTAGGGGTAGATATTGTAAGGTTAGTAAGTAGTTATCAAGATGATCCTTTAATGGATAATTTTATTGTAGGAAATATTGAAAAATTTGAGCTTCCCTATCCAGAGAATTACTTTGATCTTATAATATGTGCCGACGTTTTAGAACATTTGTATGATCCTTGGAATGCTGTGAAAAAGCTATATAAATATTTAAAGCAAAATGGATATTTTATTGCAAGTATTCCTAACATTGGTCATTTCTCTGTCTTAAAAAAAATTTTTATGGATAAGGATTTTAGGTATGATAATGCTGGAATTCTTGATAAAACTCATATAAGATTTTTCTGTCGAAAGAATATTATTGATTTATTTGAAGCAAATAATTTAAAAGTTGTGAAAATGATATCTAATTTTGAACTTAATAAAAGGAGCAAGAGTAATATCCTAAACAAAATAAGTCTTGGTTATCTTTCTGATTTATTAACTGTGCAATACTTAGTGATTTCCCAAAAATATGGTTAATGAAAAAGTTGCAATAGTAATATTAAATTATAACGGTTGGCAAGACACTATAGAGTGTTTAGAGTCGGTCTATCAGATTGACTATCCCAATTATGATGTTATATTGGTTGATAATGCATCATCTGAGGATTCTATAGTAAAGATAAAAGAGTATTGTGATGGAAAGATAAAAGTAGAATCAAAATTTTTTGAATACAATCCCAATAATAAACCTATAATGGTAGCAGAATACGAAAAGAACGAGCTTGAGGATTGTTCTATAGATCCTGATTTTAGAAATTTACCTTCTAATAGAAAGTTGATCTTAATTAAAAATGATGAGAATTACGGATTTGCTGGAGGTAATAATGTTGGTGTAAGGTTTGCAATGAAATATTTAAAGCCTGAATTCATTTTATTTTTAAACAATGATACGGTCGTAGATGAAAAATTTTTAATGAGTCTTGTAGGAAAGATCAAGGATAATTCAATTATAGGAAGTGCGCAGTCTTTGCTTTTAAGAAAAGATTGTGAGACTATAGACTCTTTAGGACAAGAATTGAAAATGAGGGGCCTTCAAATTAGTGATAAAGCTATGGGAGAAAAAATAAGTAATTACAAGGATATTAAAGATGCCGAAATTTTTGGTCCTTGCTGTGCGGCAGCTATTTATAGATCAGAGGTCCTAAATAAAATAGGATTTTTTGATGAGGACTTTTTTTATATATATGAGGATGTTGATTTATCATTTAGAAATAGATTAGCAGGTTTTAAATCATATTTAATTGTAGATTCTATGGTAT
Coding sequences:
- a CDS encoding MBL fold metallo-hydrolase encodes the protein MSQSYLTNITILCDDRLSFPLFSEHGFSVLIERRGEEALLFDTGGSDVFIKNAKILGKDLTKVENIVISHGHYDHAGGLKYLAKFDKKYKVYLRREALLPKYSGDRFTGIDWDSIKKDFDFIFVEKDIEELEKGIYIFGSSPLRSEFNSIDPNFYVINEKGEKVKDKFEDELSLVIDEGEGIILITGCAHRGIVNIVDDTLNKFNKRINLLIGGFHLYKSSEEKVKKVVDSLKGFNIGKILPYHCTGEIAIKLLDLHN
- a CDS encoding sugar phosphate nucleotidyltransferase; translated protein: MKGVILAGGTGSRLRPLTKVTNKHLLPVGRYPMIFYPIYKLKQAGIYEILVVTGREHMGDVIELLGSGRDFGVEFTYKVQDEAGGIAQALGLARHFVGDDKCVVILGDNIFEDDITPYVKKFEEQKEGAKILLKEVPDPQRFGVPVFENGRIIAIEEKPKEPKSNFAVTGIYMYDSYVFEIIKTLKPSARGELEITDVNNTYLKMGKLTYDILKGWWTDAGTPESLFRANELARNIILDFE
- the rfbC gene encoding dTDP-4-dehydrorhamnose 3,5-epimerase, translating into MGKFKIIETPIKDLVLIETKIFRDNRGFFMETYNQKEFEEIGLKLNFVQDNLSLSKKGVLRGLHFQFKYPQGKLIRVIKGKVYDVAVDLRINSPTFGKWYGVELTGENGLAFYIPEGFAHGFLTLEDDTYFFYKCTEIYYPEYDSGIIWNDPDIDIKWPLEKVEELIISEKDKNLPKLKDIIDKLKEEGNWIKI
- the rfbD gene encoding dTDP-4-dehydrorhamnose reductase, with translation MKIVILGGKGQLGTEIYEYLKDKEEIYSFSHQELDILNYDLLEKKLQEIKPDVVINCSAYTKVDKAEEEKDECIKVNTIGAKYVSFLAYKVGAKIVYFSTDYIFDGEKSTPYTEFDDPNPLSVYGLSKLYGEKLTIEHNPNHLILRISWLYGIYGRNFVKTILNLARERKKLTIVNDQKGSPTYTLDVAKQVYELIKKDKVGIYHSSNQGETTWYDFAKRIIEILKIKDVEVLPIKTEEYPSIAKRPKYSVLDNFLLKLEGINIMRDWEIALEDFLNTYKDILLGEKE
- the rfbB gene encoding dTDP-glucose 4,6-dehydratase, producing MKKIILITGGAGFIGSNFIHYMLNKYPEYEIVNLDKLTYAGNLENLKEVENNKNYHFVKGDITNRELVEHIFEEFNPQYVVNFAAESHVDRSIEGPEIFVKTNVYGTHVLLDVAKEYWENKKMEDVRFIQISTDEVYGSLPLESKEKFTEESPLRPNSPYSATKAGADLICRSYFITYNFPVIITRSSNNFGPRQYPEKLIPLTIKRALEGKPIPVYGDGQNVRDWLYVEDNCKGIDLVLHKGRIGEIYNIGGGNEWKNIDLVNLICGIIAEIKGEDAERYKRLITFVKDRPGHDRRYALSIEKIKSELGWKPESDFLEALKFTVKWYMERWEGII
- a CDS encoding class I SAM-dependent methyltransferase — protein: MSKFYEEKNVEYFLRVRKDIIDLVKKLNLEEPLSILEIGAGGGNTLIELKRLGIAKEVVGVDIVRLVSSYQDDPLMDNFIVGNIEKFELPYPENYFDLIICADVLEHLYDPWNAVKKLYKYLKQNGYFIASIPNIGHFSVLKKIFMDKDFRYDNAGILDKTHIRFFCRKNIIDLFEANNLKVVKMISNFELNKRSKSNILNKISLGYLSDLLTVQYLVISQKYG
- a CDS encoding glycosyltransferase family 2 protein; protein product: MVNEKVAIVILNYNGWQDTIECLESVYQIDYPNYDVILVDNASSEDSIVKIKEYCDGKIKVESKFFEYNPNNKPIMVAEYEKNELEDCSIDPDFRNLPSNRKLILIKNDENYGFAGGNNVGVRFAMKYLKPEFILFLNNDTVVDEKFLMSLVGKIKDNSIIGSAQSLLLRKDCETIDSLGQELKMRGLQISDKAMGEKISNYKDIKDAEIFGPCCAAAIYRSEVLNKIGFFDEDFFYIYEDVDLSFRNRLAGFKSYLIVDSMVFHKRGISGGKDKTISMKSYFSLRNYLSILIRYYPSNLIIRNLPKILYIISRLFVSSLYFKKLNETIMFFYKSLRYRYSIEDKLKLRMIIKEWVR